A stretch of the Synechocystis sp. PCC 7338 genome encodes the following:
- the purT gene encoding phosphoribosylglycinamide formyltransferase 2, translated as MVNPVTLPQTFLLLGSGELGKEFTIAAQRLGNWVIAVDRYADAPAMQVAQISEVISMLDGDALAAVVRKYQPDWIVPEVEAIRTEKLLELEAQGYRVIPTAQATNFTMNRDRIRELAAQQLGVRTARYDYATSLAELEQVSQAIGFPNVVKPVMSSSGKGQSVVNSNEEVTQAWQAAIAGARGDQTKVIVEEFIPFELEITLLTIRQWQGETLFCDPIGHRQERGDYQESWQPAPLNPGQLAQAQAIAKTVTDALGGAGIFGVEFFITPEEVIFSELSPRPHDTGMVTLISQNLNEFELHLRAILGLPIPHIQQTGPAASAVILAPEAGENLSYSGVAEALAEAHTDLRLFGKPNARPHRRLGVALARGESVDQARRLAQAVAEKVIVQTE; from the coding sequence ATGGTCAACCCCGTCACTTTGCCCCAAACCTTTTTGCTACTTGGCTCCGGGGAACTGGGTAAGGAATTTACCATTGCCGCCCAAAGATTAGGTAATTGGGTAATTGCGGTGGACCGTTATGCCGATGCCCCAGCCATGCAGGTGGCCCAGATTTCAGAAGTCATTTCCATGTTGGATGGGGACGCCCTGGCAGCGGTGGTAAGAAAATATCAGCCGGATTGGATTGTACCGGAGGTGGAAGCGATCCGCACAGAAAAATTATTGGAGTTAGAAGCCCAGGGTTATCGGGTTATTCCCACCGCCCAAGCCACCAATTTCACCATGAACCGAGACCGAATTCGGGAGTTGGCCGCCCAACAGTTGGGGGTGCGTACTGCCCGTTACGACTACGCTACCAGTCTGGCCGAGTTGGAGCAAGTTAGCCAGGCCATTGGTTTTCCCAACGTGGTTAAGCCGGTGATGTCTTCCTCCGGTAAGGGTCAATCGGTGGTTAACAGTAATGAAGAGGTGACCCAGGCTTGGCAAGCGGCGATCGCCGGAGCGAGGGGGGATCAAACCAAAGTGATTGTGGAGGAGTTCATTCCCTTCGAGTTGGAAATTACTTTGCTGACCATCCGCCAATGGCAGGGGGAAACCCTCTTTTGTGATCCCATTGGCCACCGGCAAGAACGGGGAGATTATCAAGAATCGTGGCAACCGGCCCCTTTAAACCCAGGGCAGTTAGCCCAGGCCCAGGCGATCGCCAAAACAGTCACCGATGCTTTGGGGGGAGCGGGCATTTTTGGGGTGGAATTTTTCATTACCCCGGAGGAAGTGATTTTTTCCGAATTATCTCCCCGGCCCCATGACACCGGCATGGTTACCCTAATTTCCCAAAATTTGAACGAATTTGAGTTACATTTGCGGGCCATTTTAGGTTTACCCATTCCCCACATTCAACAAACGGGCCCCGCCGCCAGTGCGGTTATTCTGGCCCCTGAAGCTGGGGAAAATCTTAGTTACAGTGGAGTCGCAGAAGCCTTGGCCGAAGCCCATACGGATTTGCGGTTATTTGGTAAACCCAATGCTCGACCCCATCGTCGTCTGGGGGTAGCCCTAGCCCGGGGGGAATCCGTTGATCAAGCCCGACGTTTAGCCCAAGCCGTAGCCGAAAAGGTAATTGTGCAAACGGAATAA
- a CDS encoding YkvA family protein has translation MKFSLESLYGWYRQMLQHPRYRWWIVLGSLVYLLSPIDFLPDVFPVLGWIDDGLIATLLVSEISQMVLTGLKNKAVKQEKNAPQESVVVDVVGQDVAHS, from the coding sequence ATGAAATTTTCCCTCGAATCCCTCTACGGCTGGTACCGTCAAATGCTCCAACATCCCCGGTACCGCTGGTGGATTGTCCTTGGTTCCCTGGTGTATCTCCTCAGCCCCATCGACTTTTTGCCCGATGTTTTCCCTGTGCTTGGTTGGATTGACGATGGTTTAATTGCCACTTTATTGGTCTCGGAAATTTCCCAAATGGTCCTCACTGGATTGAAAAATAAAGCCGTCAAACAGGAAAAGAATGCCCCCCAGGAATCGGTGGTGGTAGATGTGGTGGGACAAGATGTAGCCCATAGTTAA
- a CDS encoding GHMP kinase, whose amino-acid sequence MLISRAPVRISFFGGGTDYPEYFLQHGGAVLATAIDKFSYVTASPFLSHLFDYSIRVSYRKVELVKNPSEMEHVVFRECLKFCGLEKDIELHNVADLPAFTGLGSSSAFTVSLLQALHSFKGEFIRPLDLAYEAIYVERHLVNDKVGCQDQLMAAMGGFNLVEFRKEDDIVVSRVTMAPARMAEFEEHIFIVFTGIKRRAANVVEKQLKRVGNNRETLQLMRAMVDKGWDILTSNQCLSAFGELLDQAWQAKRSLDVGISNGDIDSIYQQGREAGAWGGKLLGAGAGGFMLFFAPPSVHPRLAETFKNHQVLSVKINAPGSQIIFS is encoded by the coding sequence ATGCTGATTTCCCGTGCCCCTGTCCGCATTAGTTTTTTTGGTGGGGGAACTGATTATCCTGAGTATTTTCTCCAGCATGGTGGTGCGGTCCTAGCCACGGCGATCGACAAATTTTCCTACGTCACTGCTAGCCCTTTTTTGAGCCATTTATTTGACTATTCCATTCGAGTTTCCTACCGCAAAGTGGAATTGGTCAAAAATCCCAGTGAGATGGAGCATGTGGTTTTTCGGGAATGCCTGAAATTTTGTGGTTTGGAAAAGGATATTGAGCTCCATAATGTGGCAGATTTACCAGCTTTTACCGGCCTAGGTTCCTCTTCTGCCTTTACCGTTTCCTTACTACAGGCTTTGCACTCTTTCAAGGGGGAGTTTATTCGTCCTCTGGATTTGGCCTATGAAGCTATTTATGTGGAAAGGCATTTAGTCAACGATAAAGTGGGCTGTCAGGATCAACTCATGGCTGCCATGGGGGGATTTAACTTAGTGGAATTCCGTAAGGAAGATGACATTGTGGTTAGTCGGGTGACCATGGCCCCGGCAAGGATGGCGGAGTTTGAAGAACATATCTTTATTGTTTTTACTGGCATCAAACGGCGGGCGGCCAATGTGGTGGAAAAGCAATTAAAGCGGGTGGGTAATAATCGGGAAACTTTGCAACTGATGCGTGCCATGGTGGACAAGGGTTGGGATATTTTGACCAGTAACCAATGCCTATCTGCCTTTGGGGAGTTGCTAGACCAAGCCTGGCAGGCAAAACGGAGCTTGGATGTGGGCATTTCCAACGGCGACATTGACAGTATTTATCAACAGGGACGGGAAGCAGGGGCCTGGGGCGGTAAGTTGCTGGGGGCCGGAGCGGGGGGGTTTATGTTATTTTTTGCCCCGCCATCAGTGCATCCCCGTTTGGCGGAAACTTTTAAAAATCATCAGGTTTTATCGGTGAAAATTAAC